The Candidatus Zixiibacteriota bacterium genome has a window encoding:
- a CDS encoding SAM-dependent methyltransferase: MTPLRDERVAGSFRDPSGFVFFREGQLYRQVNSEYRENFELLTSSGLHESLVGKGLVVSFEEVDIPPHDPETADRILKPEEVPFVSYPYEWCFGQLKDSALTTLAIQKLALEHGMSLKDASAYNIQFLKGKPVLIDNLSFDRYEEGTPWVAYNQFCRHFLAPLALMAYCDIRLGQLLRVNIDGIPLDLTSKLLPRRTWMTFSLLTNIHLHAASQRRAADKGTTTGGKGVMSKRGLLGLIDSLETRIRKLKWSPGNTVWGDYYSDTNYSREALDHKRQLVSESLNVMTPISVWDMGANTGLFSRLASERGAYTVAFDMDSSAVEANYLECRKKGDDLLLPLMLDLSNPSPDLGWAHRERMSLRQRGPADLVMALALVHHLAIGNNVPLSDISRFFGEIGRALIIEFVPKEDSQIQRMLANREDVFPDYDRAHFEKAFSDHFHIKQTSPIRDSKRTLYLMTRL; this comes from the coding sequence ATGACACCACTTCGTGACGAGCGTGTAGCCGGATCTTTTCGCGACCCTTCAGGTTTTGTGTTCTTTAGGGAGGGGCAACTCTATCGGCAGGTCAATTCTGAGTATCGTGAGAACTTCGAATTATTGACCAGTTCCGGATTGCATGAATCGCTTGTCGGCAAGGGATTGGTTGTGTCATTCGAGGAGGTTGATATACCTCCTCATGATCCTGAGACGGCTGATCGTATTCTGAAACCAGAGGAAGTACCCTTCGTTTCGTACCCATACGAATGGTGTTTTGGCCAGCTTAAAGACTCTGCCCTGACAACTCTTGCTATCCAGAAGCTCGCCCTTGAACACGGTATGTCGCTTAAGGATGCGAGTGCGTATAACATTCAATTTCTCAAAGGGAAACCGGTACTGATCGATAATCTTTCCTTCGACCGTTATGAAGAAGGAACACCCTGGGTTGCTTATAATCAGTTCTGTCGTCATTTCCTTGCTCCGTTAGCCCTGATGGCTTACTGTGATATCAGGCTGGGACAGTTGCTGCGGGTTAATATCGACGGCATACCCCTTGACCTGACCAGCAAGTTGCTGCCACGCAGGACATGGATGACTTTCTCCCTGCTAACTAACATCCACCTGCACGCCGCGAGCCAGCGACGAGCTGCCGACAAGGGTACTACAACCGGTGGGAAAGGGGTAATGAGCAAACGCGGTCTACTAGGGCTGATCGATTCACTGGAAACCAGAATTAGAAAATTGAAATGGTCACCCGGTAACACGGTCTGGGGGGATTATTATTCCGACACGAACTATAGTCGGGAGGCGCTTGATCACAAAAGGCAACTCGTTTCGGAGTCCCTGAATGTCATGACACCGATATCAGTCTGGGACATGGGTGCCAACACTGGTCTGTTCAGTCGCCTGGCCTCCGAGCGCGGCGCCTACACAGTAGCATTTGATATGGATTCCTCTGCTGTCGAAGCCAATTATCTCGAATGCAGAAAAAAGGGCGATGACCTTCTTCTTCCGTTGATGCTGGACTTGAGCAACCCCAGCCCTGATCTCGGATGGGCGCATCGGGAAAGGATGTCATTGCGCCAACGCGGTCCGGCCGACCTGGTTATGGCGTTGGCTTTGGTACACCATCTGGCTATCGGGAACAATGTTCCTCTGAGTGATATCAGCCGTTTTTTCGGTGAAATTGGCCGTGCGTTGATAATCGAGTTTGTTCCCAAAGAAGACTCCCAAATTCAACGCATGCTGGCTAACCGCGAAGATGTGTTTCCGGACTATGATCGCGCCCATTTCGAAAAAGCTTTCTCCGACCATTTCCATATCAAGCAAACAAGCCCCATCCGTGACAGCAAACGAACCCTTTATCTAATGACCAGACTGTGA